A genome region from Lucilia cuprina isolate Lc7/37 chromosome 3, ASM2204524v1, whole genome shotgun sequence includes the following:
- the LOC111689883 gene encoding cell division control protein 45 homolog encodes MFIQDLRQDFYNQLIGKRILIIVNYDIDAICASKILQALFKYDHMLYSVVPIMGLAGLQRAYNEHQGDVKYVLLINCGGCVDIVELLQPEEDVTFFICDAHRPLDVCNIYSDRQVCILGDFSSEENIPTFETIFCNSDSEEEDDGDDEDDEINDSGAGDSDAENEDDNSRPERPKKLSRMEKHEQRIMKQRQRRAWENERDRIMFEYTQYSFYGRSSAITIFELAWKLSKDNMDLLWWAIVGITEQLILGKIESSAYTLEIDNIQSHVSRLTNKTNDQSNLSASKIHFENDLHLVLYRHWSVLESMRYSMYVACKLKLWTLRGEKKLHELLVEMGLPLIHARQTFTSMDLELRQEFFSMVERCAEKYGIPDVIYGSFTLQYGYRNRYSAADYVYSMLSILESVKTDKTPEDCFLETLDGLGRNHKDILNAGIEGAKLLHQAIFKQVQSSLEAHQVHSTGSFFYYILNEENTYFSYPYGLSMLAKFILNGHVAVSRSRQAPDLPLIASCPIDAERGLCLLVGIPPVREDSPKNFFGKAFEQAAQKCNAATLQDHFESSLIQIRQNDLTRFLDALTVLLT; translated from the exons atgtttattcaagATTTACGGCAAGATTTTTATAATCAATTGATTggcaaaagaattttaattattgtcAATTATGATATCGACGCCATTTGTGCTAGTAAAATACTGCAggctttatttaaatatgaccACATGCTGTATTCCGTCGTACCCATTATGGGTTTGGCTGGTTTGCAAAGAGCCTACAATGAACATCAAGGTGATGTAAAGTATGTTTTGTTGATAAATTGTGGTGGCTGTGTTGATATTGTGGAATTGCTACAACCCGAAGAAGatgtaacattttttatttgtgatGCTCATCGACCATTGGATGTGTGCAATATATACAGTGATCGACAG GTTTGCATATTGGGTGATTTTTCATCAGAGGAAAATATACCAACATTCGaaactattttttgtaattcGGATTCCGAGGAAGAAGACGATGgcgatgatgaagatgatgaaaTCAACGATAGTGGAGCTGGAGATTCAGATGCTGAAAACGAAGATGACAACTCGCGACCAGAACGGCCAAAAAAATTGTCTCGTATGGAAAAACATGAACAGCGGATTATGAAACAACGTCAAAGACGTGCCTGGGAAAACGAACGCGATCGCATAATGTTCGAATATACACAATATAGTTTTTATGGACGCTCCTCGGCTATAACCATATTTGAATTAGCCTGGAAATTGTCCAAGGACAATATGGATCTTTTATGGTGGGCTATTGTGGGCATTACCGAACAGTTGATTTTGGGTAAAATTGAAAGCAGTGCTTATACCTTAGAAATTGATAATATACAATCACATGTCTCTcgtttaacaaataaaactaatgaTCAAAGCAATTTGAGTGCTTCGAAGATacattttgaaaatgatttGCATTTGGTTTTATATCGCCATTGGAGTGTATTGGAATCGATGCGTTACTCTATGTATGTGGCTTGCAAATTGAAATTATGGACTTTGAGAGGTGAGAAGAAATTGCACGAGTTGTTGGTGGAGATGGGTTTACCCTTGATACATGCTCGACAAACGTTTACTTCCATGGATTTGGAGCTGCGTCAAGAATTCTTTTCTATGGTAGAACGTTGTGCAGAAAAGTATGGTATACCAGATGTTATTTATGGTTCTTTTACCTTACAATATGGTTATCGTAATCGTTATTCGGCTGCTGATTATGTCTATTCCATGTTGTCCATTTTAGAGTCGGTTAAGACGGACAAAACACCAGAGGATTGCTTTCTCGAGACCTTAGATGGTTTGGGACGTAATCATAAGGATATTTTAAATGCTGGCATTGAAGGAGCTAAACTTTTGCATCAAGCCATTTTCAAACAAGTACAAAGCAGTTTAGAAGCCCATCAAGTTCACTCAACTGGTTCGTTTTTCTACTATATACTGAATGAGGAAAACACTTACTTTTCATATCCCTATGGTTTAAGCATGTTGgcgaaatttatattaaacggTCATGTAGCGGTCTCACGCAGCCGCCAAGCACCCGATCTACCCCTAATAGCCAGCTGTCCCATAGACGCCGAAAGAGGACTTTGCCTTTTAGTTGGTATACCGCCCGTACGTGAAGATTCGCCAAAGAATTTCTTTGGCAAAGCATTTGAGCAGGCTGCTCAAAAATGCAATGCTGCTACCTTACAGGATCATTTTGAAAGTTCTCTTATACAAATACGTCAAAATGATTTAACACGATTTTTGGATGCGTTGACCGTACTGCTTacgtaa
- the LOC111689884 gene encoding mitochondrial tRNA-specific 2-thiouridylase 1 isoform X3, whose protein sequence is MLKIIGIQYLHFYLFSRSFLEDYQNGLTPNPDILCNKHIKFDLFYKHAMDTLGYDAIATGHYAKTNFGAYLENYEENQDVNLLIPRDKFKDQTFFLSGIERNTLKKTMFPLSDLLKSEVKQIAKDIGLERLTKKKESTGICFVGNRDFKEFIKEYITSKPGHFVDIDTNQVVGQHEGIHQWTVGQRCRLASYLKPYFVAQKDVATNTIYVASGHDHPALLSDKIFANHINWLCHDPFEHPDNVLECRFRFQHTKPLVNCRIYRKSMENSNELIILLDKPLRAVTPGQYAVFYSDKECLGSARIVNATSIKTTEFLRSVFENS, encoded by the exons ATGTTAAAGATTATTGGAATTCAGTATTTAC ATTTCTATCTATTTTCCAGGAGTTTTCTGGAGGACTATCAAAATGGTTTAACTCCCAATCCGGATATACTTTgcaataaacatattaaatttgatttgttttataaacatgcTATGGATACTTTAGGTTATGATGCCATTGCTACCGGTCACTATGCCAAAACTAATTTTGGCGcctatttagaaaattatgagGAAAATCaag atGTTAACTTACTGATACCACGAGATAAATTTAAAGATCAAACATTTTTCCTGTCGGGCATTGAAAGAAATACTTTGAAAAAGACCATGTTTCCGTTAAGTGATCTCCTAAAGAGCGAAGTTAAGCAGATAGCAAAAGACATAGGTTTAGAACGTCTgacaaagaaaaaagaaagtACAGGAATTTGTTTTGTGGGCAACAGAgattttaaggaatttattaAAGAG TATATTACCTCTAAACCTGGCCATTTCGTTGATATCGATACAAATCAAGTTGTAGGTCAACATGAGGGCATACACCAATGGACTGTGGGACAACGTTGCCGTTTAGCTTCCTACCTTAAGCCTTATTTTGTGGCTCAAAAAGATGTTGCCACAAATACAATATACGTTGCCTCTGGTCATGATCATCCTGCCTTATTAAGTGATAAAATATTTGCCAACCATATCAATTGGCTATGTCACGATCCATTTGAACATCCCGACAATGTGTTGGAGTGCCGTTTTCGTTTTCAACACACAAAACCTTTAGTCAATTGTAGAATTTATAGGAAATCTATGGAAAACAGTaatgaattaattatattattggaTAAACCCTTGAGGGCGGTTACTCCCGGACAATATGCAGTTTTTTACAGTGATAAAGAATGTTTGGGTTCAGCACGCATTGTCAATGCTACAAGTATAAAAACAACAGAATTTTTGCGTAGCGTATTTGAAAATTCATGA
- the LOC111689884 gene encoding mitochondrial tRNA-specific 2-thiouridylase 1 isoform X2 — translation MLKIIGIQYLLIADFYLFSRSFLEDYQNGLTPNPDILCNKHIKFDLFYKHAMDTLGYDAIATGHYAKTNFGAYLENYEENQDVNLLIPRDKFKDQTFFLSGIERNTLKKTMFPLSDLLKSEVKQIAKDIGLERLTKKKESTGICFVGNRDFKEFIKEYITSKPGHFVDIDTNQVVGQHEGIHQWTVGQRCRLASYLKPYFVAQKDVATNTIYVASGHDHPALLSDKIFANHINWLCHDPFEHPDNVLECRFRFQHTKPLVNCRIYRKSMENSNELIILLDKPLRAVTPGQYAVFYSDKECLGSARIVNATSIKTTEFLRSVFENS, via the exons ATGTTAAAGATTATTGGAATTCAGTATTTAC TTATTGCAGATTTCTATCTATTTTCCAGGAGTTTTCTGGAGGACTATCAAAATGGTTTAACTCCCAATCCGGATATACTTTgcaataaacatattaaatttgatttgttttataaacatgcTATGGATACTTTAGGTTATGATGCCATTGCTACCGGTCACTATGCCAAAACTAATTTTGGCGcctatttagaaaattatgagGAAAATCaag atGTTAACTTACTGATACCACGAGATAAATTTAAAGATCAAACATTTTTCCTGTCGGGCATTGAAAGAAATACTTTGAAAAAGACCATGTTTCCGTTAAGTGATCTCCTAAAGAGCGAAGTTAAGCAGATAGCAAAAGACATAGGTTTAGAACGTCTgacaaagaaaaaagaaagtACAGGAATTTGTTTTGTGGGCAACAGAgattttaaggaatttattaAAGAG TATATTACCTCTAAACCTGGCCATTTCGTTGATATCGATACAAATCAAGTTGTAGGTCAACATGAGGGCATACACCAATGGACTGTGGGACAACGTTGCCGTTTAGCTTCCTACCTTAAGCCTTATTTTGTGGCTCAAAAAGATGTTGCCACAAATACAATATACGTTGCCTCTGGTCATGATCATCCTGCCTTATTAAGTGATAAAATATTTGCCAACCATATCAATTGGCTATGTCACGATCCATTTGAACATCCCGACAATGTGTTGGAGTGCCGTTTTCGTTTTCAACACACAAAACCTTTAGTCAATTGTAGAATTTATAGGAAATCTATGGAAAACAGTaatgaattaattatattattggaTAAACCCTTGAGGGCGGTTACTCCCGGACAATATGCAGTTTTTTACAGTGATAAAGAATGTTTGGGTTCAGCACGCATTGTCAATGCTACAAGTATAAAAACAACAGAATTTTTGCGTAGCGTATTTGAAAATTCATGA
- the LOC111689884 gene encoding mitochondrial tRNA-specific 2-thiouridylase 1 isoform X1 — MFRNIVIGISGGVDSAVSAFLLKERGFNVLGVFMKNWDEFDEMGQCSGEQDLLDAEYTCNKLNIELRQVNYVKDYWNSVFTSFLEDYQNGLTPNPDILCNKHIKFDLFYKHAMDTLGYDAIATGHYAKTNFGAYLENYEENQDVNLLIPRDKFKDQTFFLSGIERNTLKKTMFPLSDLLKSEVKQIAKDIGLERLTKKKESTGICFVGNRDFKEFIKEYITSKPGHFVDIDTNQVVGQHEGIHQWTVGQRCRLASYLKPYFVAQKDVATNTIYVASGHDHPALLSDKIFANHINWLCHDPFEHPDNVLECRFRFQHTKPLVNCRIYRKSMENSNELIILLDKPLRAVTPGQYAVFYSDKECLGSARIVNATSIKTTEFLRSVFENS, encoded by the exons ATGTTTCGCAACATTGTAATAGGAATTTCCGGCGGTGTTGACAGTGCTGTTAGTGCGTTTCTATTAAAGGAAAGAG GTTTCAATGTCTTGGgagtatttatgaaaaattgggATGAATTTGATGAAATGGGTCAGTGTTCAGGCGAACAGGATCTATTGGATGCCGAGTACACttgcaataaattaaacattgaaTTGCGACAAGTCAATTATGTTAAAGATTATTGGAATTCAGTATTTAC GAGTTTTCTGGAGGACTATCAAAATGGTTTAACTCCCAATCCGGATATACTTTgcaataaacatattaaatttgatttgttttataaacatgcTATGGATACTTTAGGTTATGATGCCATTGCTACCGGTCACTATGCCAAAACTAATTTTGGCGcctatttagaaaattatgagGAAAATCaag atGTTAACTTACTGATACCACGAGATAAATTTAAAGATCAAACATTTTTCCTGTCGGGCATTGAAAGAAATACTTTGAAAAAGACCATGTTTCCGTTAAGTGATCTCCTAAAGAGCGAAGTTAAGCAGATAGCAAAAGACATAGGTTTAGAACGTCTgacaaagaaaaaagaaagtACAGGAATTTGTTTTGTGGGCAACAGAgattttaaggaatttattaAAGAG TATATTACCTCTAAACCTGGCCATTTCGTTGATATCGATACAAATCAAGTTGTAGGTCAACATGAGGGCATACACCAATGGACTGTGGGACAACGTTGCCGTTTAGCTTCCTACCTTAAGCCTTATTTTGTGGCTCAAAAAGATGTTGCCACAAATACAATATACGTTGCCTCTGGTCATGATCATCCTGCCTTATTAAGTGATAAAATATTTGCCAACCATATCAATTGGCTATGTCACGATCCATTTGAACATCCCGACAATGTGTTGGAGTGCCGTTTTCGTTTTCAACACACAAAACCTTTAGTCAATTGTAGAATTTATAGGAAATCTATGGAAAACAGTaatgaattaattatattattggaTAAACCCTTGAGGGCGGTTACTCCCGGACAATATGCAGTTTTTTACAGTGATAAAGAATGTTTGGGTTCAGCACGCATTGTCAATGCTACAAGTATAAAAACAACAGAATTTTTGCGTAGCGTATTTGAAAATTCATGA